taaaaccctacacgtcataggGCTTAgggttgagttggaaaatctgtagaaaaaacaatctgcacgactttcgatcggtcgagtctaattctcgatcgatcgagttaagcagaaatgcacagtaacttctgcagttaactcgattccaactttacataaatcacatactttgagcaagtctaaaacacacctagacacctgttttgatcatggtttgccaacaatacatattagagttctaatacattagttcctaagtacttagaacctaacatgaTTTGTTAGCAGTGAGAAGAAAGCTATAGCTAAAGGCACGTCTCCCTACCTTAATACATATATTTCAtggttaaaattaattttattctttatacAATAAGTCTAGGGATAacaaatttgacaattttttttaacaactattGACATTATATGGCGTgttataaaagtggtgtcaatgAGAAACCTAGTTAATAGTGGTCTCAATGTGCATACGTTAGCACGTCatttaaagtttgaacttacaaaacattaaatgcacttTTTATACTTATACTAAATATTAGTTATTACTTAATCTGAAACAtgaaattaatttatttcaGACGGAGAATATCATTCTCTCTAACCATCATATATTCATATACTAGgtaaatatctatatatatatatatatatatatatatatatatatatattttgataccAATAGAAAAGCAACAGATTACAAAAGAGTTGGGTGAAACCATCTGTGGTGGCTAGGGGTTTTGGTTGCTAGGCTAGCTAACCTATACATTGAACCTAAAATGACCCTTGGAACAAAAGCAGCTTTACACACGAAATCTTGCTGTTGTAGGGCCACAATATCAGTAACCATAGTTTTATCCGGCCATCCACTTGGACATTTCAAATTACAAGCCTGAACTATTCCTTTGCTACTGGACAGAAACAAAATTCTACAAAAACCAAGATTTTTGGCTATTAAAGCAGCCTCCACTAGAGCTTCTTGAGTTGCTCCAACTGCTATTGCTGCTGCACTACTAGCACCACCCTTGAAAATGGTCAAGCCTTGAAGGTTGATGGCTTCATATGCTAGGGCTGTTCTCCCACTTCTTCTAGTTTTAGCTCCTAAGATTTTGATGATCACCCCCCAATGCCCTCCTATGCTCTGGCTATCTGAATTGATTTGTGTGGAACTTCTGTCCTGGTTCCTTTCCTTGTTAAAAGCTTCCTTATACCTGCAAAACAAGCTTTAAGCAGTGAGAATAACTTCCAAAGGGTTAGGATTTATGCCTTCATGGGCTACAAGATTCCTGTGGTTCCATATGGTCCAAAGAAAGGTAAAGACAACTTACAGGTAGTCTACCATATCTTGCTCCGAGTTTTTATGCCTAATCAGTAAATTGCTAATCCATTGCTAGACAAGAGTCTCCCAATTCAAAGGTGTGTATTGCCAGTGTGGAACCATGCCAGCATGCTCTAGCAAATGAACAGTAAAGGAACAAGTGGGAAGAGGATTCATCCTCTTCCATGCACATTGGGCAAGTACTAGTTGTTGCAATGCCGCTATTCCTAAGAGTAAGATAGGTGGGGAGGCTATCATGCATTAACTTCCAAACAAAAAGATTGATTTTATGAGGTACATTTACTTTCCAAATAAGATTCCACACCTCTGTTGGAATTAAGGGAGGCCTAGGGTGTAGAGAGGAGTTTTGAACAGATTCATTGAGGAGCTTATAAGCATTTTTAACCTTGTACTCTCCTGAGTTTGAGTGTTTCCATAAGAGTTTATCTGAGACAATCCCTATCTTAGAGATGGGAATTCTAAAGATATCAGCACATTGAGGAGGTGGATAAATATTTCTAACTAGATTAACCTTCCACATCCTACTATTATGGTCAATAAGGTCAACAACAGTATCAATAACTACATTTGAATTTCGTAGATTCTGGGTAGGGCATTTGAACTTGTTGgatatatttcaataatttacttttgtgataaagcaaaatGAACAACCTATAGatctaaatatatatcaataatacaaatagatgtgatagaaaaacacaataaataaatattgtatataagagaagaaatctgcaaataattaaaaactaacaGATGAAATGTGTGAAGGATGAATGATTCAaatcaagtcttgtgtttgacacaatctccttaaagcaaATTTCACCCCTCACACAATCtatggtgctttgagactcactGACGTCTGCCTCccaggataaaatgatctacaacaCAAAGAAAAAGTACAATAGGTTCGTGCTCTGCAAATTACTctatgtctctttctctctctttgactcaAATGAATgcagaaaattattttctgttagAGAGAGTTTTTTACAAAATCAGTTTTCATGAATGAGAgactataaatttatatatgttagTGAACAAACACActgttcaaaataaaaactgttgtGCACAGACTGActgactcaaaaaataaaataataaaaattattatttggacaagagAGCCTAACCCACATATACCAAAGCCCAAACGAATGACCGGCCCATaagcatataaactcatatatcatctctttccttttctatgTGGGACTTAGGATTTTCATcacttttaataacatcttTAAGTGAACAAATTaaacatcaatttcttattcactcaaTACTATTTTTCCAATAGAACCAGCTAGGGTGCTTCAGGGAATGTTAGATCCATCACCAACCCACCATCTAGCTTCCTTAAGATTTGAATTTTCCTGATTTATAATGTTTCTCCAAAACCAAGAATGGTGGGGTTTGGGAGAGCATTCATGTATGGAGCACCTAGggaaaattttagatttatgaGTCTTTCCTAGCAAAGATTGGGGATTGTGACTTATTCTCCAAAACTGGGTGGCAAGCATGGATTGGTTgattaatttgaatattttaagACCAATACCCCCTTCCAATTTGCTCATGCAGACTGTGTTCCAATTCAACATATGcattgataggccaagaatatatcgaccccttgtgataaattaattgattaattagccaagtttattaattaatcaaattaacatgcaatatacatggcagcacaaacaaatcaccaactaaataaaatgcagcgaaaaataaagttgacaggGTGATTTATtttcgaatggggaaaacctccaaggcaaaaaccccacctggtgattttaaggtcaccactctcgagaattcactattatcacaataagcggttacaagtaaaggaatctcagtaccttataccaacctacagttgaaccctaaccccaatacccaattggacttgttttgtagcgacaatttctccttttaatgcacggctcccagtacgtgactaaccagtagatgcgcggatcccagtacgcgacctaatcaccaacttgagaaggatattGGCTgtaaaattcttcagttcatcacacgatgaagatcacgaagttgcttggtcacaaaatcctatagtgtacaaacatagcagcttcttcaagaagaactagggtaaactaggtttctggtcacaatttgcatgaacaactctttgcttcacactcgtgCAATTGTGCTCACtatgacagcccttaaaataatccttatatatgtttagggttgtgagaaaagaaagcctaaacacatactcacggattgaaatgaaatcaaaactgaaaatctgatttttataattctcgatagataccctatctgtcgagcagctgtcgagtttCGGGCTTAGACAactttttaaatctcaatagatactagttgtcaagatttaaaatccagcacttcatcacttgattcctggacagatttgcatggctttaacacttgaacttgaaaccttgttccttgaaacattaaacacatcttagatccacccaattacaagtaaagtgcgttttgtcaaaggattagtcaatacatgatgacacatattcttaacatgaatcacatatgtcctaacatgcATTTTTTTAACCCCTTGATCATGACCCCACCAAAAGTCTCTGATAACAGAATCCAATTTCTTGCAAATAGTATTAGGGACTTTGAAGCATGAAAAAGTGTACAAGGGGATTGATTGAAGGACAGAGGAAATAAGAGTGGTTATGCCATCCTGGGAAAGAAGCTTTGTTTTCCATCCTTGTAACTTAGAAGTTAATTTGTCCACCAAGAAATGGAAGTTAGCTACCCTCTTCCCCCTTAATTTAAAATCTAGGCCAAGGTATTTGCTAGGAGTATGAACCAAATTGACTTGTAAAGACCTTTCAAGAGAGGTTTGATCATCACTTGACATATTGGGGGAGCAGAAAAGGTCAAATTTAGCTAGATTTATATTCTGGCCTGAAAGAGCACAGTACCAATTGAGGATCCTTTGGATATAATCTAGAGATCTATTATCctttttgaagaaaagaatggcatcatcagcaaaaaaaaaaaaaaaaggtgtgtaAAGGTGCATCCATTCCTACCTATTCTAATCCCCCTGAATCTCTTTCCTCTGTTTAGCTTTTAAGAAGGATAGGGAAAGGAcattttctcataaaagaaagagataagggGATATGGGATCCCTCTGCCTTAAGCCTTTGAATGTATATAAATCATTCAAACTAGGTAAAATGTTGAAAGAGCATTTTGgtggtgaaatttttttgagaatgatgaTCAGAAACAAAACACATTTGACAATGTCTCTCTTGTTGAATGTTACACGAATTAATTTTACCTAACTGCTTATTCCTTAATGCAGAAAATGACTGCACATAGAAGATGGAAAGCTTATAGGGGAGATAGCACAGACTCTAAAGATTTACTCTTCGGTGCTAAGACTAAATTAGATGTCTTTTTAGCACATAACACGAAAGAAAGGTTTGTGAATTCAAGGTTGAAGGAAGTTGGTTCAAAAAGTCTTATGTCATTTATGCTGGAGACACTTCTATGGTCATCGCCAGAGTAAGATATTCACCACACATACACAAAACCTTTCCCTTAATTGCTAAAAAACATATCATAATATATGATTAATTTAATCAGTTGTCATGGTTGGTTTAGATAGTTGTATTTAGGagaagagattttaatttcaattttcaataagtCTAGGGggaaaacatttttcacaactgtTGTGATTAATCattgatgcatgaaaaaaatgatattagtaATGGGTTTTGGTGAAAGTGGTATTACTTCAATCATGAGTTATGACAAAATAGTGTACCTACCatcatttttgaattattagtTTGAATGATTTATATACATAATGAGAGGATGCTTTTGGCTATCTCTATTGGTGGAATTTATGAACGAATTTTAATTGTATCAATACGTGGATTTGAATTGGAGCACCATAAAGTGGTTTTTGAACTTTTCCTATACAAGACAATAAGgtataattttaatatgttcaggcaattgcattttttttttttttaacgaaatAAATTGCTGCTCCTTAAATTGGTTGTTGTAATCTACTAATCTTGTTGCAATTGGGGAATTTAGTACGCAATTATAGTGAATAAACTTAAACTAGTTCATTTGGTAATTGTGGGAATTGCAGATGCGTAAGA
This genomic stretch from Castanea sativa cultivar Marrone di Chiusa Pesio chromosome 9, ASM4071231v1 harbors:
- the LOC142608849 gene encoding protein LURP-one-related 10-like; the encoded protein is MTAHRRWKAYRGDSTDSKDLLFGAKTKLDVFLAHNTKERFVNSRLKEMRKKQTAESILIRKDYFMVTVYPDIDYAFIVALIVILDEINHPKHVDSGAG